In the genome of Diabrotica undecimpunctata isolate CICGRU chromosome 2, icDiaUnde3, whole genome shotgun sequence, the window GGtacatgccactcgcaacagacttgttctgtccacttgtgtcatgagcttcctataggccgttatctctactgCCTCGCtacagactggtgccgcgtagaggacgatcgactgcaCAACACTGTGTAAGACGCTCCTCCTTTCAGATTTGGGTCCCCCAATGTTTgtcatcaccctccccaacgcagccgcactattcgcagccttccggaccacctcctGCACGTGTTCCCcacattttccattctggtgcagtCATTCCTaggtactttacttgtttctaGGGTGTTAGACATGCTACCGCACATTGCAATTCAACACTTTGCCTGTTCCTTTTACCTTTCAGAATGATAACTTCGGTTTTCTCTggcgcaagtttcagtccgtgctgcgtcatccatttctttttgACGCGGCCTGCGTTCGGAACCCgttatttgagatctggctcatcttGGGCCACTATGTGAAGTGGTTGTActctctccgtattcacagtgcataaccccgtgatacgccaggttccatagcgtcgGACCCAAGATAGATCCCTGGGaaaccccggccgtcacgtccacgatcgtgcccttttccaccataatccttctctcggcagatactccgccaccatattcatcaggtaaccaggacattctctcccctccattgccttcattacctcgttccactgcagcgtattaaatgcattcttaacatcaaacaacagcggGACTGTTAAATGTTTACCTAAGTAAAATGGTACGTATTGTAGCCGATAAAGTAGCAGCTgtcttaataattggtgaatgtagaaacaatttccatgcagcggaacgtctttttattGAGATGTACCCCGATCGTCCTATATCGAGGACTTATTTATATCAATATCgataacaaaaaaatttacataattgcAGGAATGGTAaagaaccctacttcttctacagcccaagttgcgtCTATCTGTAGATTCAGTCGAAGTACAGTACACCGAGTATTggctaaaaacaaatttcatccatgcaaattaaaaattgtgcaacaactttcagatgatgatccCGATCAAAGACTAGAATTCTGTAAAAATATGTCCAATCAAATTAAGCAACAGCCAGATTacataaaataatttgttttagtgacgaaagtactttttccctgacaatggaaatgttaacacacacaatgtgaggtattggagtgacacaaatcttcacgtctttcgtgaaaaaCATACTCAATTACCAGAGCAAggaaatgtttgggcaggtattttgggaaacctcATAGTTGGGTCTGTATTCTCGATGCtgacttaaccggtgaagtgttaactgtctggagatgttacaaaacgcAATTAATGTTAATTTCTAAAATTCTGgaagataatccagatgaatttggtaacttggaaataacgtaatatcgtggtagatggattggccTGCGAGGTTCAATAGAATGGTCAGCTTGGTCAGCGGACCTCACGCCATTAGTTTTTTTCTGTAAGGGTACTTGAAATCTTAActttacgctacagcacccgacaGTATTGAAATTTTGAAACAACGagttgttgaagaatgtagggcaatttccttcgacacatttgaacgagtacgaaAAGAGTTTAGCAATACGATGCATTGCTGTCaagaagtagatggagcacaatttgaacatttaaatataacaactggttctttaaatttttattaattaaatgcgaagctacaattttagtatttatttaatttattctcaAACTTAAACAAAATTGGTATGATTGAATAAGTATtttcaatacttttcaaaagAGATATCATTttccataaggtcccatttaaaattatcgatCACAACGGCTCTTTAACGTCATctatcactattacgtcaccagttatgactagttaagaagcctacatCCGTTTATTTCCTCCCTcctcactattataagtataaccgttcaaaagatacgaggggaaGGGGATTTTTGGCTAGCACTGTATAGTATATTTTTAATGAATAATtaataagttttaatttatattttagatCTCACTGGCAACTCTGAACAAGATATTAAAACAATCCAGAGCACAATAGCAGATTCAAGAAATTTTATATCTGTTGTTATAATTCCAAACCGGCAAGTAAAACGCTCAAAACGTCAAGCACAAGCTGAAACTGAAGGATATGAACTGGAACAGTCTGAGAAAGATGCTCCTCCAATTGGACCAGTTATTTATAGGGCACAAAAAAGCACTAAAGACGACTTAAAAGTATTTGCTTTATTATATTCCTCAAAGGCCTTGTTACTTAGAAAAAATGAGTCTGAAGGTGATATATATTTGGGAAATACAGCCGAAGATATGATAACATACAATACTCATCCCAATCCTCGTCTAAATATTATTGTACCCGTAGAGGGCAAAGGAAAATTTACCttaagatttaattttaattggaAAAATGGTTACTGGTATATGTCTTCAGTCAAAATAGAAGAGACACAAAGTCCTGACTATACCCTATATACTTTAGAAGACATATACGCAGCAGAATCTTTTTCATATCATTGCAATGGTCTAACATTGTTCCAAGCTAATGGAACAGAATTGTACATATACGATTTGCAAGTCCAAATTGATTCAAGGAATGGGAAATTTGGTGATGCAAATGACTGCGTGCCATTTATTACAGTACCTATATGGTCAGGAATATTTATCACGTTTATATTAGGAATTGGTATGGTCATAGCTTTGTTTGCTATTATGGATATTAAAACTATGGATAAGTTTGATAATTATAAGACCAAAAATTTGGCGATTACTGTATCTGATTAAAAATTTTCTCGTTCTTTTTCGGTGTATCCAGCTTGAATCTCCTCTCTGTCTTTGCCCTGTCAAAGCATATCATGTGAAACTTTTACCTATCGTGATTCTTTTGTCTGTGATTTTATTTAGATGtactaaaaaaagaaataaattctcACTATGTCTAAATGTTtacttgcattttttttttaatacttatttaATTGCTTGTCAAAAATAAACAACATTGAGTGACGAGCAATTCCGGGACTTATTCTTGGATCTTTTTAACTGTGTTTTTACAAGTATTAAAGAATTGGCCCATTGTCTCAATCTCCAAACTTGGAAAACCAGAGTTTGTTTGTCGGAGTTTATTCTCTTAGCCGAGTTTTCTagaagtaaaagaaaaaaaaaagtaataataacgAACGAAAAAGTTAGAGAAATATGGACTCATCTCTTTCTAATGGCACTGAAACTAAAATTAAACCTGGATGAGGAAAAAGCAGGCCCAGAAGTTGGGTATTATTGTGGGTAACGTAAAAATTAACTCAAGGAGCAGTTTTATgtgggaatttaagataaatgaAGAATTCCAGGTCCAAAGTCGTTCAATATGCGACGGCTCTCAAGTGTTTTGAAGGACATAACGGCGAGTTTTGGGAAGTGGGTCTACAAATCTCTAATTAAGGTGAATACTGATGCCAGAAACAAGGTAAAAAGAAGAATCGTACTAAGTGAAAGAAAAGTAGATAAAATagaacgaaataaaaaggaaaaaattgcGCCACCTTATTTTTTCTTTCAGTGACAAGGAAAACTTAATCATCCTACATTTTAGAGGATAAAAAGTTACCTGCTAATTGTATTTATTACTGGCTaaattataaaaactgagtttaacTATAGTTAGTGAAATGGCCCATGAGCGTGATCAGTTGGGTTTTTCGTATCGTTTAGCTAACGCAATGAATGTTACCAGGAACCGTGTCAGTAGCGGAGAAAGGGTGCGTATATAGTccgtatatatttagttttttcagaGTTATAAGTACATTGTGTGTTAGAAGTATACAGGTGCCTTCGTGTTTAACGATATATTGCTTTTGGTAAATATtgcttaattaaataaaaatggaagAACCTAGTACTAGCAGGGAGAGTAcctatattacatatatatatatatatatatatatatatatatatatatatatatatatatatatatatatatatatatactggggCATTTACTATAAACCTTAATACTTTATTCTAAAAGCGTTAGATTGCAAGATTAGAATTGCTAGCGGTGTCCCATAGTTGAATAACATAATATATCTTTAGATGGGCTTGAGGGATTGCCTTGTATATAAGCAGTTTGTTATTCAAAGTTAATTTAGAGTTTCGACCAATCAACTAGTAGATACTTATGTCTAAATTTAATGCCCAGTTGTTTTCTCTTGGTGAAGATGTGCTTCTGCCAGGTTAATCGTTTGTCAAGATGGATACCTAAGTATTTTGTCATTTGCATTATTTAATTGCTTGTCATCAAGTGTGACTGGTGGGCATTCACCTCGTTTTATTGTAAAGGTTAGATACATATGTTGACTTAATCGCATTTACTCtaatttgtcatttttttagCCAAGTTTCTATTTTAATTcggtttttttgtatattttctgaTGCTTTTCTGGGGCTAAAGTCCATGGCCAGTATTGCGGTGTCGTCTAAACCGTAGCAACTTCTGTGTTGCTGCCGGATGGGAGGTTTGCAGTGTAGATTAAGAATAAAATAGGTCCTAGTACGCTTCCTTGCGGAACACCTGCTCTAATAGGGCGGAGCTGAGTTTATTCATTATGCTGCTCTACCAGGAAGTGTTTATCTGACAGGTAGGATTGATTTTAGGAGTGGAAAGAAGGAATCGTTTTTTATCCCATTAAGTAGGCCTTCATGCAAAACCTCATCGAAGACTTGACTAACGTCTAGGAAGGCTGCTGAGAGAGACCTGTTTACTTTAACATACTTTAACTTGAAGCCGAATTGGTGGTCcagaataagttttttttttctaaaattggaatcaATCTTGTCAATAGAAACTTTTCGAATATTTCGTCTATAGTATTTTTAAGTATTCTGTTTTTTTCCAGGTTTGGTATCAAGGTAATCTGTGAAATTTTCCTGAATTCAGAGAGTAGCCTGTTCTGATAATGGCTTTGAAAATACGCCGCAGATATTTGTActttttattatacatttttgcaaTAGCTTGCCTGTTATAAGATCACTTGTACCTTTTTTGggcttatatttttcttaattgtATTTCTCAATTCGGTAAGCGTGATGTTTTTAATCGGAAAGTCCAATTAAATTGGGGATTTTAAGAAGTTATGAATCTCGCTATAATTATGGTTGTGTTCTGGTTCGTTTGATTCTGGTTCAAAAACTTTTACTAGGTGTTTAGCCAAGGCTacttgtccaatatcaaatcttcataattcatatccgaaattggacagtataattttatcacccagtagaccgaatgaatctatttgttattaaatacacacacgtagttaattaggttacatacacatttggtcaattataaataataatttggacatcagtcaaaagtactgacaaagttaaacaatttacataaattaaatacacatatcacgctaggtacgcgaaaaatattgacccaaatagaatttatataaaactaatatctcttgactagagaagcattcaatcaatattcactcaacgaacatatagtcttcaacgatcaactgcatcagtctctactcaaagtaatcccgggtctacacccatagtgtacgtctcaacaataaactctgctactattatttggtgtttccattacaacagaacgaacatcttcactgagccaacgaagggaatttgttcatggtcctatcgagaaacagaatacttcaaggaagtttgagagagcctatacagtccacgccagcaacaccctcagtagcagagagagaccactagacccgggagaacgagagccataccaaagccaagagccacactagagccgagagcagtaccagagccgagagcagtaccaaagccgagagccatactagagccgagagcggtactagagccgagagcggtaccaaagccgagagccatactagagccgagagcggtaccaaagccgagagccatactagagccgagagcggtaccagagccgagagcagtaccaaagccgagagccatactagagccgagagcggtactagagccgagagcggtaccaaagccgagagccatactagagccgagagcggtaccaaagccgagagccatactagagccgagagcggtaccagagccgagagcagtaccaaagccgagagccatactagagccgagagcggtaccagagccgagagcagtaccaaagccgagagccatactagagccgagagcagtaccaaagccgagagccatattagagccgagagcagtaccaaagccgagagccatactagagccgcagagcagccaaaggacaggaccgattgcagaacccaccagaagcgagggatcctcaacgtctaagaacacaaaaaatcgtaagtttttgaataattacaaaatcttccaacttttacaatcttacaatttaacaagtttttttttattacaatttaacaatttagaacaacaatctccactctatcaatcgtataataatgtactttagaatgcataccatttaaataatacagagaattgataaaacaaaaataaacgtcattcacaactataattaactaaacagtaattttgtatgacaatttgaaaaaagaaacgttcatacatatagcttgcttttaattacaattaaatattttatttcgaaaaattaaaataattacgtagcaaataatttcatttattttgataacaatatatatatatgtatatatatatcattataagagtgtgtggattacatcttgacctacctcaatgcaaagaatagcacagcaggcaaggtcaaactcatatttcgctaaattgcacattccgatagaaaagaaagtgttataatacaggtatacttatttaatacataacgtacatttagtattgtctaatatatttaccgctgaatgtaaaattttttaaaataatcatggagagtctatacgttaagcaagcggaaataggaacaaaaatagtgaaactcgtttcaaatacaaaaaaggattcccaatctcggaaaaatcaacaatacatccgggatagacaggaaaaattagaagaatattgggcaaaatttttaaataaccacgaaaagctgctagaagggggtataacgaaagaaaaatattttgaaacaaaatactatgatcaggtatttaagacatacattgaggggaaaaccctgttggaagaatatggaagggtgctgaaaagaggaaaagcaccgaaagtaaaggagatacagataagaaaacaaagaatcgaggaattattacggccagaaaatgaacaagacttgcaggaggatgaagaattgcagtcagagttaagagaatacatggaaaaggtgaatacactaatgattgaagcagcagtaaatgaggaactggacgctacagatattggagaagtagagagaataaatcatctaaagaggaaagtcagggaagttttaaagaaaataaggccaggaatgcaacggccagaaagcacacagaggagggacggtgtgacattgccgcaggtaaaaatccctgtgtatgaaggcagatatgaaacgtggagaactttccacgatctgtttactaaagtaatacatgaaaacgaccagttatcaaacgcagaaaaaatgcagtacctaaaaactcaagtaagaggggaagccaacagaatgatacaacacttaaacatatccgaggccaactacgaagtggcctggaacatgctaaaagataggtatgagaacccaaggatgatattgtttaaattaatagacaggatgctactagcgcaggaagtaaaggaatcttctgctagagcattgaaatcactacatgacaccttccacgaaagtctggaagccataggagggttaggaaaagacacggaagcgtggagcccattgatagcccgaattatcataacgaaatgggacaatgaaactaggaggctgtacgaaaaccacattggagacagtagagagataccgacgtacaaatcgacacaaacattcttacagcgaagatttcagacactggaactgctggagtcagaaaaaagacaagagaagcaaggaggatctcttaggaaaccaagaacacattgcgtgatatgcaacggagatcacggagtaccgaactgcagagaatttcaggaactcaatgtaagagaccggaacaggatgataaaagaaaaaggattgtgtacaaactgcctagcacataaaaaagaaaaacaatgttattcacaatataggtgcagacactgtggcggagaccaccaccatatgttgcattatgaaaaaggaaacacaagcaacaaaagaaactccaatgaaacgaaacgagaacaaacacaagaaagaaatggaagagattcaaacaatagaagaaacgggtaccaagctgataggtacagagtaggaaataataatccatacaacgccagagaacaaaataacggaaggcgagaaaatacacaagataccaatgggcctaggaatagcaacgaccagcaaagagggcagaattcagtaaactgtgcaagccataaggaaggtgaagcattactagcgacagctgtggtacgcataagagatgcgaaaggagattcacacataatgagagcactaatcgaccaagggtcacaatgcgcatttataacggaacaagctgcgacgacgctaggaacaacaaggaagcccatacaggcgaccatatccgggataggctcgtcaggagaaaaaacagccaactggagtatgaaacttttaatcgaaactcattacgaaagtgacttcgagatggaaatagaagcactagtactaccgaagataacaaggaatttaccggaaaaggatataattctaccggactataacgagaaaaatgcaatactggcagatccaagatattacaaggtagggaagatagacttactactaggagtaaaagaatacagttacatattgacagaagggatgcacagaataagtaatggactcctgagtcaaaacaccaaactaggatggatagtttcgggaatagcacgagaaagggagaatataaaagcagaagtatgctgtatgatatcaagacaagaaatggacgtacaaataaagaacttctgggaattagaagaagtaaatcaggatacaagtttctcagtggaagaacaagaatgtgaagaactgtatcgacagactgtaaaaaggaataaagaagggagatacgaagtaaaaattccgtttagggaagacgtcgcaaagttaggagaatctaaacagcaagcattcgccagattgatgcaactagaaaggaagtttgcaaaagacaaacagttagaagcgaattacagacaattcatggaagattatgaaaaccaaggtcatatggtaatagcagaaaaccagggagatgggtactacttacctcatcatccagtgagaaaagaggacagtactacaacgaaaataagagccgtgtttgacgcatcaagcaaaagctcatcggcagtaagcctgaatgatattatgcacacagggccgaaattacaacaagacttgacaaatatactattacgatggagatccaataaggtagcatactcagcggatctggaaaaaatgtttagacaaatcagaatggcagaagaagaccaaaaatatcaaaaaattttgtggagaaaggacacaaaggaccacatacaagagtataacttaacgacggtgacatacggcacggccgcagcaccctttttagcgttaagaacaatacaacaattacaagaagacgaaggagcgaggttcccgttggcatcgaaaattgtaaaagaaaacatgtatgtagacgatatactaggaggagctgagacagtgcaggaagcagaaacagcccaaaaggaattaatacaactgttcagaaaaggaggtttcactcttagaaaatggttgagcaacgaagaaaaaataatggagaacgtaccggaggatatgaggaacgtagactcgaaggcattcaaacaagaagaagtacggaaaacgttaggaatacactggtcacctaaagaggatataatcacattcaaaatagggataacgacggcaaagaaaataacgaaaagacacgtactgtcagaagtagcaaaactatacgacccactgggatggatagcacctgtagtaattcaggcgaaaatgttcatacaggaattatgggagcaaaagaccagttgggataaagaattaactagcaaccaacaaagcaggtggaatacataccaggcgcaattagtaaatctggagaaaataacattgcccaggtggaacaacttaagcaagataaacagagtagaattacatggatttgcagatgcgtcta includes:
- the LOC140434871 gene encoding uncharacterized protein, with product MLFKAVIIFIFNIYCTNGAVFLWSNHELNISPLEEFSTNNFVEIIERFKSPDVFVFKSPSALSETIKPILKGYYSIYNPNGVIELENIIDLTGNSEQDIKTIQSTIADSRNFISVVIIPNRQVKRSKRQAQAETEGYELEQSEKDAPPIGPVIYRAQKSTKDDLKVFALLYSSKALLLRKNESEGDIYLGNTAEDMITYNTHPNPRLNIIVPVEGKGKFTLRFNFNWKNGYWYMSSVKIEETQSPDYTLYTLEDIYAAESFSYHCNGLTLFQANGTELYIYDLQVQIDSRNGKFGDANDCVPFITVPIWSGIFITFILGIGMVIALFAIMDIKTMDKFDNYKTKNLAITVSD